A portion of the Lolium rigidum isolate FL_2022 chromosome 1, APGP_CSIRO_Lrig_0.1, whole genome shotgun sequence genome contains these proteins:
- the LOC124679013 gene encoding jasmonate-induced oxygenase 2-like — protein sequence MGGLSMDQAFVQAPEHRPKAALAEAAGIPVIDISPLAGGDEASVEALAAEVGKASREWGFFVVVRHGVPDDTMARALEAQRAFFAMTPEQKAAVRRDEAAPLGYYESEHTKNVRDWKEVFDLVPREPPPPATVADGELVFQNKWPQDLPGFREALEEYGNAMEQLALNLMELIARSLGLRPERLKGFFKDDQTTFIRLNHYPPCPSPDLALGVGRHKDAGALTVLYQDDVGGLDVRRRSDGEWVRVRPVPDSFIINVGDIVQVWSNDRYESAEHRVSVNSHKERFSMPYFFNPGSGAMIEPLEELVSDENPPRYDAYNWGQFFSTRKNSNFKKLAVENVQIAHFRKSIA from the exons ATGGGCGGCCTCTCCATGGACCAGGCCTTCGTGCAGGCCCCCGAGCACCGTCCCAAGGCGGCCCTCGCCGAGGCTGCCGGCATCCCGGTGATCGACATCTCCCCTCTAGCCGGCGGCGACGAGGCCAGCGTGGAGGCGCTGGCGGCCGAGGTGGGCAAGGCGAGCCGGGAGTGGGGGTTCTTCGTCGTGGTGCGCCACGGCGTGCCCGACGATACGATGGCGCGTGCGCTCGAGGCGCAGAGGGCATTCTTCGCGATGACGCCGGAGCAGAAGGCCGCCGTGCGGAGGGACGAGGCGGCGCCGCTGGGCTACTACGAGTCCGAGCACACCAAGAACGTCAGGGACTGGAAGGAGGTGTTCGACCTCGTCCCTCGCGAGCCTCCGCCGCCAGCCACCGTGGCCGACGGCGAGCTCGTGTTCCAGAACAAGTGGCCGCAGGACCTGCCCGGGTTCAG AGAGGCGCTGGAGGAGTACGGCAATGCGATGGAGCAGCTGGCCTTGAACCTGATGGAGCTGATCGCGCGGAGCCTGGGGCTGAGACCGGAAAGGCTCAAGGGCTTCTTCAAGGACGACCAGACCACCTTCATCCGGCTCAACCACTACCCGCCCTGCCCGAGCCCCGACCTCGCGCTCGGCGTCGGCCGCCACAAGGACGCCGGCGCGCTCACCGTCCTCTACCAGGACGACGTCGGCGGACTCGACGTCCGGCGCCGGTCCGACGGCGAGTGGGTGCGCGTCAGACCCGTCCCAGATTCTTTCATCATCAACGTCGGCGACATCGTCCAGGTCTGGAGCAACGACAGGTACGAGAGCGCGGAGCACAGGGTGTCGGTGAACTCCCACAAGGAGAGGTTCTCCATGCCCTACTTTTTCaaccccggcagcggcgccatgATCGAGCCGCTGGAGGAGCTGGTGAGCGACGAAAACCCGCCCAGGTACGACGCGTACAACTGGGGCCAGTTCTTCAGCACCAGGAAGAACAGCAACTTCAAGAAGCTCGCCGTAGAGAACGTCCAGATCGCGCATTTCAGGAAGTCCATCGCCTAG
- the LOC124706089 gene encoding probable N-acetyl-gamma-glutamyl-phosphate reductase, chloroplastic: protein MGSTALGGAAPARAGLAHKNGALVGSSFKPCTSFILKTSPKVGRLSHRVRASIASSPQKQYSPKTSAVKSGEEVRIAVLGASGYTGAEIVRLLANHPQFRITVMTADRKAGQQFCSVFPHLITQDLPNLVAVKDADFSKVDAVFCCLPHGTTQEIIRDLPQQLKIVDLSADFRLRDINEYAEWYGHAHRAPELQEEAVYGLTEVLRDEIRNARLVANPGCYPTSIQLPLVPLIKAKLIKLSNIIIDAKSGVTGAGRGAKEANLYTEIAEGIHAYGIKGHRHVPEVEQGLSDAAESKVTISFTPNLICMKRGMQSTMFVEMAPGVTVSDLYEHLKSTYEGEEFVNLLNGSNVPHTRHVVGSNYCFMNVFEDRIPGRAIIISVIDNLVKGASGQAVQNLNLMMGLPENTGLQYQPLFP from the exons ATGGGATCCACGGCGCTCGGCGGTGCGGCTCCGGCGCGCGCTGGATTGGCCCACAAG AATGGAGCCCTTGTTGGATCTAGTTTCAAGCCATGCACCAGTTTCATCCTCAAGACATCTCCCAAG GTTGGACGGTTATCACACCGTGTGAGGGCATCCATCGCCTCTTCACCACAAAAGCAATACTCTCCCAAGACATCAGCAGTTAAATCAGGGGAGGAGGTGCGCATTGCGGTGCTGGGAGCCAGCGGTTATACTGGAGCTGAG ATTGTTCGGCTTCTAGCAAACCACCCTCAGTTTCGTATCACAGTGATGACCGCAGATAGAAAAGCTGGTCAACAGTTTTGCTCTGTATTTCCTCACTTGATAACACAG GACCTGCCAAATTTAGTTGCAGTAAAAGATGCAGATTTCTCAAAAGTTGATGCTGTTTTTTGTTGCTTGCCACATGGAACAACACAG GAAATTATTAGAGATTTACCCCAGCAACTGAAGATTGTTGATCTCTCCGCG GATTTCCGATTGCGTGACATCAATGAGTACGCAGAGTGGTATGGTCATGCTCATAGGGCACCGGAACTTCAG GAAGAAGCTGTGTATGGTTTGACAGAGGTTCTTCGCGACGAAATACGAAATGCTCGGCTTGTTGCCAATCCAGGATGTTATCCCACGTCTATTCAGCTCCCACTTGTTCCTCTAATAAAG GCAAAACTGATCAAGCTGAGTAACATTATAATTGATGCAAAATCTGGGGTTACTGGGGCAG GACGCGGAGCTAAGGAAGCAAATCTTTACACCGAGATAGCTGAAGGCATTCATGCTTATGGAATAAAAGGCCACCGGCATG TTCCCGAGGTTGAACAAGGACTTTCAGATGCTGCTGAATCTAAAGTTACTATCAGCTTCACTCCAAATCTTATCTGTATG AAACGTGGGATGCAATCTACCATGTTTGTTGAAATGGCACCTGGAGTGACTGTCAGTGATTTGTATGAGCATCTCAAGTCTACTTACGAG GGTGAAGAATTTGTCAACCTGTTAAATGGCAGCAATGTTCCTCACACACGCCATGTTGTTGGATCAAATTACTGCTTCATGAATGTCTTCGAGGACAGAATTCCTGGAAGGGCCATCATCATCTCTGTC ATAGATAATCTTGTGAAGGGGGCATCTGGCCAGGCTGTGCAGAACCTCAATCTGATGATGGGTCTGCCTGAGAATACGGGGCTGCAATATCAGCCCCTGTTTCCTTGA